A segment of the Methylomonas paludis genome:
TGGATATGACTCTGATTACCAAACGCAAACGCATGATGGATGCGGTAGGACATTATGCCCGGCCTGAACTGTTGAGCCTGCGTATTGATGACCGTCCGGCTGTACCGATGTTTAAGCACTTAACGGCAAACCCTGCAGCTATAAACCCACAAACTATTTTTTCCCAACCTGAACATGAAGGCGGTGCTTATGAATCCATCAAGACTATCTGAAACCGGGTCTGCCAGGCTGATTGCCGAACTGCAATCATTAGGCCTGCGCCTGGAAGATTGCACAGCGGGGGTGAGTGCCCGGCGGGGAGGTGCCGGCCCTACCGACCACAAGGCCGTCACAGTTGCCGGTCGCACCGTGATGATACCCATCGCCACGACTTCGGCTTATGCATCTCCATTCATCGCCAGTCCACCGGACCAACATGGTATCAGCGTGGTTCATCGCGCCGGCAAGGCGATTGCTGAGATAGTATTCCCGCGCCAACCGCGTTTTTACGGTTTACAAACCAAAGATGGTGTGCCGTATTCACACATAGCCACCTTACATTCCAAAGACGTACTGGCCACGACTTTGTTGCAATCCTGCATTCGCTATGGCAATCGCCAGACTGCCTGCCAGTTTTGCGCCATAGGTCAATCGCTGGAAGCCGGTCAGACCATATTGCGCAAAACGCCGGAACAATTGGCCGAGGTAGCTGCAGCTGCAGTAGCGCTGGATCACATCAAACACATGGTGATGACTACCGGCACACCAAATCTGACTGATAGAGGCGCGAAAATTCTGTGCGAAAGCGCCAGCGCTGTTAAAGCCGCCGTCGATCTGCCTATTCAGGGACAGTGCGAGCCTCCAGACGACGATAGCTGGTTTATGCGTATGCGAGATGCCGGCATTGACAGCTTAGGTATGCATCTGGAGGCGGTCACAACGGAAGTACGCAGCCGCATAATGCCTGGTAAAGCACGGATCTCCATCCAACGATATATGGATGCCTTCGATGCTGCCGTGGTGGTGTTCGGTCGTGGTCAGGTCAGCACTTATATATTGGCCGGACTGGGCGATACCCCTGAGGCCATCTTGTCTATCTCGCAACAATTGATCAACAAGGGAGTTTACCCCTTTGTAGTGCCATTTGTGCCGTTAGGCGGCACACCGTTAGCCCAGCATCCGGCGCCGACAGCGGAATTTATGGTCAAAATATTGCCACAGCTTGGGTCTATGTTGAAAAAAGCTAATTTAATGTCTCATGACATCAAGGCCGGCTGCGCTAAATGCGGAGCCTGTTCCGCGCTAGCCAGTTATGAGGTGTGAAATGTTGCTCGAAAACTTTAAGCCGTTTTTTGCCAACGAATACCTGATCAAATACATCACTCAGGATTGGGAGTATCGACAAATGCTGGCGCTGCGTCAGGCGGTGTTCTGCGCGGAACAAGGCATTTTTGCCGGCGACGACGTTGATAATATCGACAACACTGCGACCCATATCGTCGCCATTGCCTGTATTGCCGGTCTACCTGATCGCGTGGTTGGAACCGTGCGCATTCATACAGAAAAACCTGGGGTATGGTGGGGTTCGCGTTTGGCAGTGGATCAAGACTATCGCAAGCAAGGCAGCCTGGGTGCTGCGCTGATCCGCCTGGCGGTCTGCAGCGCTCACGCCAGGGGTTGCAACACCTTCCTGGCCCAGGTGCAAAGCCGCAACCAGCTATTATTCCGCCGCCTGCACTGGAAGTCTTTACAAGAACTATCGATACATAACCGGCCACACTATCTGATGCAGGCTGATCTGGATTGGTATCCACCTTATGCTGATGGTGCCACGGGATTTGTTGCGACCGGCCGGATTGCGGCATGAATGCACTCGCAGAATTAACAGACCAAATCCGGCAAAGTATGGAACTGGCGCATAAACGCGATATTGCCCAGGTAATGGGCATGTTACCCACTATTCATGACATAGCTATAGGCGACGACTGTGCGGCTATTCCAGACGGTGATGGTTTTTTATTACTGGCAACCGAAGCTTATCTGAACGATTTTGTCGCCAGCCAGCCCTGGTTTGCCGGATATTGCGGGGTAATGGTCAATGTCAGTGATATTTATGCGATGGGCGGCCGGCCGATTGCAGTTGTGGATGCACTGTGGAGTGAGGGCGTAGCTCAGGCAAAACCAATT
Coding sequences within it:
- a CDS encoding MSMEG_0568 family radical SAM protein, which translates into the protein MNPSRLSETGSARLIAELQSLGLRLEDCTAGVSARRGGAGPTDHKAVTVAGRTVMIPIATTSAYASPFIASPPDQHGISVVHRAGKAIAEIVFPRQPRFYGLQTKDGVPYSHIATLHSKDVLATTLLQSCIRYGNRQTACQFCAIGQSLEAGQTILRKTPEQLAEVAAAAVALDHIKHMVMTTGTPNLTDRGAKILCESASAVKAAVDLPIQGQCEPPDDDSWFMRMRDAGIDSLGMHLEAVTTEVRSRIMPGKARISIQRYMDAFDAAVVVFGRGQVSTYILAGLGDTPEAILSISQQLINKGVYPFVVPFVPLGGTPLAQHPAPTAEFMVKILPQLGSMLKKANLMSHDIKAGCAKCGACSALASYEV
- a CDS encoding MSMEG_0567/Sll0786 family nitrogen starvation N-acetyltransferase, encoding MLLENFKPFFANEYLIKYITQDWEYRQMLALRQAVFCAEQGIFAGDDVDNIDNTATHIVAIACIAGLPDRVVGTVRIHTEKPGVWWGSRLAVDQDYRKQGSLGAALIRLAVCSAHARGCNTFLAQVQSRNQLLFRRLHWKSLQELSIHNRPHYLMQADLDWYPPYADGATGFVATGRIAA